The following proteins are encoded in a genomic region of Thioclava nitratireducens:
- a CDS encoding LOG family protein, which produces MKDDTTHSFRHSREDAQTAKNIPDTPQTRAPAYRLAYTDVDFMLRDELRPVRLQLELLKPQLIMDERGIESTIVMFGGARIPAPENKASAKTEYLAELSGYYEEARSFARAMTERSMQEYGRENVICTGGGPGVMEAGNRGAHEAGGQSIGLNIVLPHEQAPNEFVTPDLTFNFHYFAIRKMHFLMRARAVCVFPGGFGTLDEMFEALTLIQTGRMSKIPFILFGRKFWEEIINWDRLAEAGTISPEDLELVSFVETAKDAVAIIDGWDYDNC; this is translated from the coding sequence ATGAAGGACGACACGACGCATTCGTTCCGCCACTCGCGGGAAGACGCGCAGACCGCAAAGAACATTCCCGACACGCCACAGACCCGCGCGCCCGCCTATCGGCTGGCCTATACGGACGTGGATTTCATGCTGCGCGACGAGCTGCGCCCGGTTCGGCTGCAGCTCGAATTGCTCAAGCCGCAACTGATCATGGACGAGCGCGGCATCGAGTCGACCATCGTCATGTTCGGCGGCGCACGCATCCCTGCCCCCGAAAACAAGGCGAGCGCCAAGACCGAATATCTCGCGGAACTGTCGGGTTACTACGAGGAGGCCCGCAGCTTCGCCCGCGCGATGACGGAGCGTTCGATGCAGGAATATGGCCGGGAGAACGTGATCTGCACCGGCGGTGGCCCCGGCGTGATGGAGGCAGGCAACCGCGGCGCGCATGAAGCGGGCGGACAGTCCATCGGCCTCAATATCGTGCTGCCGCACGAGCAGGCGCCCAACGAATTCGTGACGCCCGATCTGACGTTCAACTTCCACTATTTCGCGATCCGGAAGATGCATTTCCTGATGCGCGCCCGCGCGGTCTGCGTCTTCCCCGGCGGCTTCGGCACGCTCGACGAGATGTTCGAGGCGCTGACGCTGATCCAGACGGGGCGGATGTCGAAGATCCCCTTCATCCTGTTCGGACGAAAATTCTGGGAAGAGATCATCAACTGGGATCGGCTGGCCGAGGCCGGGACGATCTCGCCCGAAGATCTCGAGCTCGTCAGCTTCGTAGAGACCGCAAAAGACGCAGTCGCGATCATCGACGGCTGGGATTACGACAACTGCTGA
- a CDS encoding gamma-glutamyl-gamma-aminobutyrate hydrolase family protein: MKPLIGISTSRRTGWRVYPFIAFGVWLAGGRSVRWVAGKRAEVRHVDGVIVGGGDDISPELYGGDLIASAVLDPARDELEKCLVEEAMAQGKPVLGICRGAQMINVALGGDLHQDAYDHYNARKHTTLLPKKDVRIEPGTRLGALAGLEPMRVNALHSQAVDRLGDGLRVAARDGSGMVQAVERIEEPFALGVQWHPEYLTYAHRQRALFRALVAAARAGVEHRAQLPEVSAEAKA, encoded by the coding sequence ATGAAGCCTCTGATCGGCATATCGACCTCGCGTCGCACCGGGTGGCGGGTCTATCCTTTCATCGCCTTCGGCGTCTGGCTTGCGGGCGGGCGTTCGGTGCGCTGGGTCGCGGGCAAACGCGCCGAGGTGCGCCATGTCGATGGCGTCATCGTGGGCGGGGGCGACGACATCTCTCCAGAGCTGTATGGCGGCGATCTGATCGCGAGCGCGGTCCTCGATCCGGCGCGCGACGAGTTGGAGAAATGTCTGGTCGAGGAGGCGATGGCGCAAGGAAAGCCGGTGCTGGGGATCTGCCGCGGCGCACAGATGATCAACGTGGCGCTCGGCGGTGATCTGCATCAGGACGCCTACGACCATTACAACGCGCGCAAACACACGACGCTCTTGCCGAAAAAGGATGTGCGGATCGAACCCGGCACCCGCCTCGGTGCGCTGGCCGGCCTGGAGCCGATGCGGGTTAACGCGCTCCACAGTCAGGCGGTGGATCGGTTGGGCGACGGCCTGCGGGTCGCGGCGCGCGACGGCTCGGGCATGGTGCAGGCGGTGGAGCGGATCGAGGAACCTTTCGCCCTCGGCGTTCAGTGGCACCCGGAATACCTGACCTATGCGCACCGGCAACGGGCGCTGTTTCGGGCGCTGGTGGCGGCCGCGCGCGCCGGTGTCGAACATCGCGCGCAGCTTCCCGAGGTCAGCGCCGAGGCGAAGGCCTGA